In a single window of the Eshraghiella crossota genome:
- a CDS encoding helix-turn-helix transcriptional regulator: protein MKNRLEELRKQRGIKQEDLANALEVSRQTIGSLENGRYNPSIQLAFKIARYFNMSIEEIFIYEED from the coding sequence ATGAAAAATCGCCTGGAAGAATTACGAAAGCAACGAGGCATAAAGCAAGAAGATTTAGCAAATGCATTGGAAGTATCACGACAGACCATCGGCTCTTTGGAAAACGGACGCTATAACCCATCTATTCAGTTGGCATTTAAGATTGCCAGATATTTCAACATGAGTATTGAAGAAATTTTTATTTACGAGGAGGATTGA
- the mobQ gene encoding MobQ family relaxase, which translates to MPCPHNEISIVQRSHRQSAVAAAAYQSGEKLFCEYDQEVKHYPEKRGIVHNEILLPANAPQEYTDRNTLWNAAEAVEKQWNSQLARRWVLSIPREIPPDQYAALVRDFCRQQFVSKGMCVDFAIHDKGDGNPHAHVMLTMRAMDERGKWLPKSRKVYELDKNGERIKLPSGRWKSHKEDTVDWNDRKYGEIWRHEWEVIQNHYLEANNRPERVDLRSYERQGLDIIPTVHEGAAVRQMEKRGIQTNIGNLNREIKAANSLMKSIRQLIKNLKGWIAELSEKRNELLAQKAAEEAVFLPNLLMKYMEIRKAERSSWTRAGQSRGTSKDLKAVSEALSYLQRKGLSTVEDLENFIETSGKSAADYRKQMKPKETRSNVIDAILAARTDCKECKPVYEKYQKIFFKKTKEKFKLEHPEVARFEKASAYLAKHPDDKDSTKKELLQEQAKLVDEIADLKVPLTEVQEDLKKLWDIRYWVRKATPGTEESKEPPKKQPLKEVLQDKADEKRAQKNAPAQTKHKQQDMEL; encoded by the coding sequence ATGCCCTGTCCACACAACGAAATCTCTATTGTGCAGCGCAGCCACCGCCAGTCTGCGGTTGCCGCCGCTGCTTACCAGAGCGGCGAAAAGCTGTTCTGTGAATATGACCAGGAAGTAAAACACTACCCGGAAAAGCGTGGTATCGTCCACAATGAAATCCTGCTCCCGGCAAACGCTCCCCAGGAGTACACAGACCGCAACACCCTCTGGAACGCTGCCGAAGCTGTTGAGAAGCAATGGAACTCCCAGCTTGCAAGGCGGTGGGTGCTTTCCATTCCCAGAGAGATACCGCCCGACCAGTACGCCGCCCTTGTACGGGATTTCTGCCGCCAGCAGTTTGTTTCCAAAGGAATGTGCGTGGATTTTGCCATCCATGACAAAGGGGACGGAAACCCACACGCCCATGTCATGCTGACCATGCGGGCAATGGATGAGCGTGGGAAATGGCTTCCCAAGAGCCGCAAGGTCTATGAACTTGATAAGAACGGGGAACGAATCAAGCTCCCGTCCGGCAGGTGGAAAAGCCACAAGGAAGATACGGTTGACTGGAACGACCGCAAATATGGCGAAATCTGGCGGCATGAATGGGAGGTCATCCAAAACCACTATCTGGAAGCCAACAACCGCCCGGAACGAGTAGATCTCCGTTCTTACGAAAGACAGGGGCTTGATATTATCCCTACCGTCCATGAAGGGGCTGCTGTCCGGCAGATGGAAAAGCGTGGGATTCAGACGAACATCGGCAACCTGAACCGAGAAATCAAAGCCGCCAATAGTTTGATGAAGTCCATCCGGCAGCTTATTAAAAATCTCAAAGGCTGGATTGCGGAGCTTAGCGAAAAGCGGAATGAACTGCTTGCCCAAAAAGCTGCGGAGGAAGCGGTCTTTCTTCCCAATCTGCTGATGAAGTATATGGAGATACGAAAGGCAGAACGGAGCAGCTGGACACGGGCGGGACAAAGCCGGGGGACTTCCAAAGACTTAAAGGCAGTCAGCGAAGCCCTGTCCTATCTCCAGAGAAAGGGACTTTCCACCGTGGAGGATTTGGAAAACTTTATAGAAACGTCCGGGAAATCTGCCGCCGACTACCGAAAGCAGATGAAGCCAAAGGAAACCCGCAGCAACGTGATTGACGCTATCCTTGCCGCCCGGACGGACTGTAAGGAATGTAAGCCCGTTTATGAGAAATACCAGAAGATATTTTTCAAGAAAACTAAGGAAAAATTCAAGCTGGAACACCCGGAGGTTGCCCGGTTTGAGAAAGCCAGTGCCTACCTTGCCAAGCACCCGGACGATAAGGACAGCACGAAAAAGGAGCTTTTGCAGGAACAGGCGAAGCTTGTGGACGAAATCGCAGACTTGAAAGTACCGTTGACCGAGGTGCAGGAAGATTTGAAGAAGCTGTGGGACATCCGCTACTGGGTACGGAAAGCCACACCCGGCACAGAGGAAAGCAAAGAGCCGCCCAAGAAGCAGCCCCTCAAAGAAGTCTTGCAGGATAAGGCTGACGAGAAGAGAGCACAGAAAAACGCCCCGGCGCAGACGAAACACAAACAACAGGATATGGAACTTTAA
- a CDS encoding DUF3847 domain-containing protein, which translates to MPETSKLEKLNWELEKSEKKLRKAINDEKALQYQLKQLTRKERTHRLCTRGGMLESFLQEPERLTDDDVMLLLKLIFHRQDTQELLKKLLEREKPETP; encoded by the coding sequence TTGCCTGAGACCTCAAAGCTGGAAAAACTCAACTGGGAGCTGGAGAAAAGCGAAAAGAAACTGCGGAAAGCCATCAATGATGAAAAGGCATTGCAGTACCAGTTAAAGCAGCTTACCCGAAAGGAACGAACGCACCGGCTCTGTACCCGTGGCGGTATGCTGGAAAGTTTTCTGCAAGAGCCGGAACGCCTGACAGATGATGATGTCATGCTGTTGTTGAAACTCATTTTTCACAGGCAGGACACGCAGGAACTATTGAAAAAACTGCTGGAACGGGAGAAGCCGGAAACCCCTTAG
- a CDS encoding helix-turn-helix domain-containing protein, which translates to MKVATSIQERLWELRKDKGLNLEELSKLTGISKSALGSYEKEDYKEINHGNLITLADFYGVSVDYLLCRTENREQINTPLTELHLNDEMVALLKSGRINNRLLCELATHKDFIKFLADIEIYVDGIATMQIQNLNSLVDTVRHEIIERYRPGEDDPHLKVLQAAHISDDEYFSHMVLDDLNLIIRDIREFHKKDSESAPQTTVADELKENLEAVENFKGSRDEKLVILYCKQLGINYKNLSEEEFRWFIRILKKSKKMGTPISQRKKR; encoded by the coding sequence ATGAAAGTTGCAACAAGCATACAGGAACGCCTTTGGGAACTCCGCAAAGACAAAGGCTTAAATCTGGAAGAACTATCAAAGCTGACGGGCATTTCTAAATCAGCCCTTGGCAGTTATGAAAAAGAGGATTATAAGGAAATCAATCATGGCAACCTTATCACGCTGGCAGACTTCTATGGGGTTTCCGTCGATTATCTGCTGTGCCGGACAGAGAACAGGGAGCAGATCAACACGCCACTGACGGAGCTGCATTTGAACGATGAGATGGTGGCACTGCTGAAAAGCGGTCGGATTAACAACCGTCTGCTCTGCGAACTTGCCACCCATAAGGACTTTATCAAGTTTCTTGCGGACATTGAGATTTATGTGGACGGGATTGCCACCATGCAAATCCAAAATCTCAACTCCCTTGTTGATACCGTCCGGCATGAAATTATTGAACGGTATCGCCCCGGCGAAGATGACCCGCATTTGAAGGTGCTGCAAGCCGCACATATCAGTGATGATGAGTATTTCAGTCACATGGTTCTGGATGACCTCAACCTGATTATCCGGGATATTCGGGAATTCCACAAAAAGGACAGCGAGAGTGCGCCCCAAACTACCGTTGCCGATGAACTGAAAGAAAATCTGGAAGCGGTCGAAAATTTCAAGGGCAGTCGAGATGAAAAACTGGTTATCCTTTACTGCAAGCAGCTTGGTATCAACTATAAAAACCTGTCAGAAGAAGAATTTCGCTGGTTCATTCGTATTCTCAAAAAATCAAAGAAAATGGGAACGCCTATCAGCCAGAGGAAAAAACGGTAA